One Spirochaeta africana DSM 8902 genomic window carries:
- a CDS encoding ABC transporter ATP-binding protein: MQLKVLLVAMRGSRRTYLAGLAALAVATIFLFLGPQILRITLDSVLANEPPRLPEPLLGYWSNLGGRTFFLHRLWLPAAALAATAILQGLFTCVQGRATARSSEAAVERLRTAMYNHIQRLPYLDMDRFSTGDLIQRCTSDIDTIRRFISLEAPEIVRTLAMLSIAVPMMLSMDPALTVLGLALVPVLFGFSLLFFLRVQRAFERMDESEARMSTMLQESITGIRVVRAFGRQRYEEDRFSQHNEEFRHLTFGVINNMALYWSVSSWMSMLQVGLLLVGGSILVLQGSVSIGVLTAFLTIQTHLLFPVRMLGRVLANMGQMSVALGRLQEVLRVPIEQQLDEGQRPEVRGGLSLQNVEFSYPDGSQVLHGINCEIHPGERIGILGPTGSGKSTLVHLLARLFEYSGGSIRIDGVELNTIAKRHLRSQVAVVLQEPFLFARTIRENLRLARAGARDEEIIEAARTACFHEVVNGFSQGYDTMVGERGVTLSGGQKQRLALARTLLRDTPVLILDDAMSAVDTETEAEIRQALESRRDRLTTIMVSHRITTLAATDRILVMDDGRIVDSGRHEELINRPGLYQRVWQLQHQFALQEEAAG; this comes from the coding sequence ATGCAACTGAAAGTTTTACTGGTCGCGATGCGCGGCAGTCGCCGCACCTATCTCGCCGGGCTGGCAGCACTGGCTGTCGCCACCATCTTCCTGTTCCTGGGACCGCAGATTCTGCGGATCACCCTGGACTCGGTGCTGGCAAACGAGCCGCCTCGCCTGCCGGAGCCACTGCTGGGCTATTGGTCCAATCTGGGCGGTCGGACTTTTTTCCTGCACCGTCTGTGGCTGCCAGCCGCGGCCCTGGCAGCGACCGCGATACTGCAGGGTCTGTTCACCTGCGTGCAGGGGCGTGCCACTGCACGGTCATCCGAGGCTGCCGTAGAGCGGCTGCGCACCGCTATGTATAATCATATTCAGCGCTTGCCGTATCTCGACATGGATCGGTTCTCTACTGGAGATCTGATCCAGCGATGTACCTCGGATATCGACACCATCCGCCGCTTTATTTCGCTGGAGGCTCCGGAGATTGTGCGTACCCTGGCAATGCTGAGCATCGCTGTCCCGATGATGCTGTCGATGGATCCGGCCCTGACCGTACTCGGGCTCGCCCTGGTGCCGGTCCTGTTCGGCTTTTCGCTGCTCTTTTTCCTGCGGGTCCAGCGCGCATTCGAGCGGATGGATGAATCCGAGGCCCGAATGTCCACCATGCTGCAGGAAAGCATTACCGGGATACGGGTAGTTCGCGCATTCGGCCGTCAACGCTACGAAGAAGACCGCTTCTCGCAGCATAACGAGGAATTTCGCCACCTGACCTTCGGGGTAATCAATAACATGGCTCTGTACTGGTCAGTCAGCAGCTGGATGAGCATGCTGCAGGTCGGACTGCTGCTGGTGGGCGGCAGCATCCTGGTTCTGCAGGGCAGCGTCAGTATCGGGGTACTCACCGCCTTTCTGACCATTCAGACCCATCTTCTGTTTCCCGTGCGCATGCTGGGACGGGTCCTGGCCAACATGGGCCAGATGTCGGTCGCACTGGGCCGGCTGCAGGAGGTCCTGCGGGTACCGATCGAGCAGCAGCTTGACGAGGGGCAACGACCCGAGGTACGTGGCGGCCTGAGTCTGCAGAATGTCGAGTTCAGCTACCCCGACGGCAGCCAGGTTCTGCACGGGATCAACTGCGAAATCCATCCCGGGGAGCGGATCGGGATTCTTGGTCCCACCGGTTCCGGAAAATCAACCCTGGTGCACCTGCTGGCACGGCTGTTCGAGTATTCCGGTGGCAGCATCCGGATCGACGGGGTGGAGCTGAACACCATTGCAAAACGTCACCTACGATCACAGGTTGCCGTCGTACTGCAGGAACCGTTCCTGTTTGCCCGCACCATACGGGAGAATCTGCGGCTGGCACGCGCCGGAGCCCGGGATGAGGAAATAATCGAGGCGGCACGAACAGCATGCTTCCATGAGGTCGTGAACGGATTCAGCCAAGGGTACGATACCATGGTCGGTGAACGCGGGGTCACCCTCTCCGGCGGACAGAAACAGCGCCTCGCACTGGCGCGCACGCTGCTGCGTGACACCCCGGTGCTGATCCTGGATGATGCCATGAGTGCCGTAGACACCGAGACCGAGGCCGAGATTCGCCAGGCCCTGGAAAGTCGCCGGGATCGGCTCACAACCATCATGGTGAGTCACCGGATAACCACCCTGGCAGCAACCGACCGTATTCTGGTGATGGATGATGGCCGCATCGTTGACAGCGGTCGCCACGAGGAACTGATTAACCGGCCGGGTCTGTACCAGCGGGTTTGGCAGCTGCAGCACCAGTTTGCCTTGCAGGAGGAGGCAGCAGGATGA
- a CDS encoding ABC transporter ATP-binding protein, with protein sequence MKHDTLHTGQNRRGIWREILHYTKPYTRRMVLIGVMMVIIALVDGLFPYMTRIAVDSYILPRRADGISGFALQYAALALVQGLNIWVMIRMAGRLEVDLCRDLRQAGFRRLQLLSLSYYDKTPAGWILARLTSDTMRLGETISWGIVDLVWGGAMMIAILGFMLFMHPLLTLVTITVIPPLLLASSWFQRRILAAHRDARRINSEMSAAYNEGITGARTAKTLVREDGSLQEFAAITGRLRSAAVRGSLLSATYLPVVMVLATIGSALAVAFGGNLVLDQAITIGTLIAFLGYTLQFFEPVREIARVLSEFQAAQASAERLVNLINTEPEITDRPEVVARWGDYRSPRQEARIQGRISFDRVSFRYATGEPVLRDFSLEIPAGQSIALVGETGSGKSTIVNLMCRFYEPVAGEIRIDGIEYRDRSQQWLHSQLGYVLQTPQLFSGTIRDNIRFGRLSASDQEIEDAARIVGALPFIQSLSSGMDTVVGEGAAQLSQGQKQLISFARAITADPALLILDEATSSIDTETEVRMQHAVEAVMQGRTSIVIAHRLSTVRNADRILVLEHGRILQDGCHDDLIHQPGLYRALYTRQFLEQPAV encoded by the coding sequence ATGAAACACGATACACTACATACCGGGCAGAACCGCCGTGGTATCTGGCGGGAGATACTGCACTACACCAAACCCTATACCCGACGCATGGTGCTGATCGGGGTGATGATGGTTATCATCGCCCTGGTCGACGGCCTGTTTCCGTACATGACGCGGATCGCGGTAGATTCCTACATCCTGCCGCGCCGCGCCGATGGAATTTCCGGCTTTGCGCTGCAGTATGCAGCCCTGGCGTTGGTGCAGGGACTGAATATCTGGGTGATGATCAGGATGGCCGGCAGGCTTGAGGTGGATCTGTGTCGGGATCTGCGGCAGGCCGGTTTCCGCCGTTTACAGCTGCTGTCCCTGTCTTACTACGACAAAACACCTGCTGGCTGGATACTGGCACGACTGACCAGCGATACCATGCGTTTGGGAGAGACCATCTCCTGGGGAATTGTTGACCTGGTGTGGGGCGGCGCCATGATGATTGCCATCCTGGGGTTCATGCTGTTCATGCATCCGCTGCTGACGCTGGTTACCATTACGGTAATCCCACCGCTGCTGCTGGCCAGCAGCTGGTTCCAGCGCCGCATCCTGGCAGCGCATCGCGATGCCAGGCGCATCAACTCGGAGATGTCGGCCGCCTATAATGAAGGGATCACCGGTGCACGCACCGCCAAAACCCTGGTCCGTGAAGACGGCAGTCTGCAGGAGTTCGCCGCCATTACCGGGCGGCTGCGCTCGGCGGCAGTACGCGGCTCACTGCTGTCAGCTACGTATCTGCCGGTCGTGATGGTGCTCGCGACCATCGGCAGCGCGCTGGCGGTCGCCTTTGGCGGTAATCTGGTACTTGACCAGGCGATTACTATTGGCACTCTGATTGCCTTTCTGGGCTATACCCTCCAGTTCTTCGAACCGGTACGGGAGATTGCCCGGGTACTGTCTGAATTCCAGGCCGCCCAGGCATCGGCAGAACGTCTGGTGAACCTTATCAACACCGAACCGGAGATTACCGATCGTCCCGAGGTAGTTGCCCGCTGGGGAGACTATCGCAGCCCCCGCCAGGAGGCACGGATACAGGGCAGAATCAGCTTTGACCGGGTCAGTTTCCGCTACGCAACCGGCGAACCGGTTCTGCGGGACTTCTCTCTGGAGATACCTGCCGGACAGTCGATTGCACTGGTTGGCGAAACCGGGAGCGGCAAATCCACCATTGTAAATCTGATGTGCCGGTTTTATGAACCGGTAGCAGGAGAAATCAGGATTGACGGAATTGAGTATCGCGACCGCAGCCAGCAGTGGCTGCATTCCCAGCTTGGCTATGTACTGCAGACCCCGCAGCTGTTCAGCGGCACTATACGGGATAACATTCGCTTCGGGCGATTATCCGCTTCGGATCAGGAGATCGAGGATGCCGCCAGAATCGTCGGGGCCCTGCCGTTCATCCAGTCACTGAGTAGCGGGATGGATACCGTTGTCGGGGAAGGCGCAGCCCAGCTGTCACAGGGACAGAAGCAGCTGATCAGCTTTGCACGGGCTATAACGGCCGATCCGGCATTGCTGATCCTGGACGAGGCCACCAGCTCGATCGACACCGAGACCGAGGTGCGGATGCAGCATGCGGTTGAGGCCGTGATGCAGGGGCGCACCAGCATAGTTATTGCCCATCGGTTATCCACGGTGCGCAACGCTGACCGCATACTGGTACTGGAACACGGTCGCATACTCCAGGATGGCTGTCACGACGATCTGATACACCAGCCCGGACTCTATCGCGCGCTGTACACACGCCAGTTCCTTGAACAGCCTGCGGTGTAG
- a CDS encoding gluconokinase produces the protein MTILIMGISGTGKSTIADRVSRLYACSCIEADDYHLASSIQKMQHGIPLQDADREPWLRTLNRRLLAMQHHNQDAVIACSALTERYRRILLKGILQPRIICLHGSRDRIYQRISDRRGHFMPPELLDSQLNTLQLPERGLILDISDSIEQILTEIQHYILTFRDGTA, from the coding sequence ATGACGATTCTGATAATGGGGATAAGCGGCACCGGCAAGTCCACCATCGCCGACAGGGTGAGCCGACTGTATGCCTGCAGCTGTATCGAGGCTGATGACTACCACTTGGCCTCCAGCATCCAGAAGATGCAGCACGGGATCCCGCTGCAGGATGCGGATCGTGAACCGTGGCTGCGTACGCTCAACCGTCGACTGCTGGCCATGCAACACCACAATCAGGACGCCGTCATCGCCTGTTCAGCCCTGACCGAGCGGTATCGACGCATCCTGCTGAAGGGAATCCTGCAGCCGCGGATCATCTGTCTGCACGGCAGCCGCGACCGTATCTATCAGCGCATCAGCGATCGCCGGGGGCATTTTATGCCGCCTGAACTGCTCGATTCCCAGCTGAACACCCTGCAACTGCCTGAACGGGGGCTGATTCTGGATATTTCCGACTCGATCGAACAAATTTTAACCGAAATTCAGCACTATATATTGACATTCAGGGATGGCACTGCATAG